Proteins encoded in a region of the Raphanus sativus cultivar WK10039 chromosome 8, ASM80110v3, whole genome shotgun sequence genome:
- the LOC108822291 gene encoding probable splicing factor 3A subunit 1 yields the protein MLSSTQILPLDAPPTDGNLGPLPPSQLTDQEIEERALQSEQNSSNQAPESVATHTRTIGIIHPPPDIRSIVEKTALYVSKNGLDFEKRIIASNAKKEKFNFLTSSDPYHAFYQHKLAEYRAQNEDGATCTDTDGADLKLDSGGDEGEVGEAQLDLQAQFRVPPKPLEPPEPEKYTVRLPEGITGEELEYIKLTAQFVARNGKSFLTGLQSRESNNPQFYFMKPTHSMFPLFTSLVDAYFDVLKPPEDLKDKLRKSAADLTTVLERCLHRLEWDRSQEQQRKKEEDEKEQERVQMAMIDWHDFVVVESIDFADDEDEELPPPMTLEEVIRRSKVSSAAMEEDEVVEPGKEVEMEMDEEEMKLVADGMRAANLEDNGGYVMIENMNEEAPMRIVKNWKRPEDRIPTERDPTKVVISPITGELIPINEMSEHMRISLIDPKFKEQKDRMFAKIRETTLAQDDEIAKNIVGLARLRPDIFGTTEEEVSNAVKAEIEKKKDDQPTQVIWDGHTASIGRTANQALAQNANGEEQGNGVYGDPNSFPGPAALPPPRQGVPIVRPLPPPPNLALNLPRPSPSVQYPGPPRPLGVPMMQAMHPQHQLSMPGHPGHPSMMMNRPPQMQPGGMHVPPPPGSQFAHLQVPRPYGQLPPPPIGMMQPPPMHGMPPPPPPPGEALPPLPEEPEPKRQKFDESALVPEEQFLAQHPGSATIRVSVPNVDEGQVIEITVQSLSENVGSLKEKIAGETQIPANKQKLSGKAGFLKDNMSLAHYNVGAGEILTLSLRERGGRKR from the exons ATGCTAAGTTCTACGCAGATACTGCCTCTCGACGCTCCTCCTACCGACGGGAACCTCGGTCCTCTCCCTCCTTCTCAGCTAACCGATCAAGAAATCGAAGAGAGAGCTCTGCAATCAGAGCAAAACAGTTCGAATCAAGCTCCAGAATCTGTAGCGACTCACACGAGGACGATCGGCATCATCCACCCGCCTCCAGATATCAGAAGCATCGTCGAGAAAACGGCACTTTATGTCTCCAAGAACGGGTTGGATTTTGAGAAGAGGATTATAGCTAGCAATGCCAAGAAGGAGAAATTCAACTTTCTGACCAGCTCGGATCCTTATCATGCGTTTTACCAGCACAAGCTCGCGGAGTACCGTGCTCAGAACGAAGATGGAGCTACGTGTACGGATACAGATGGTGCAGATCTTAAACTTGATTCTGGTGGTGATGAAGGTGAAGTAGGTGAGGCACAGCTTGACCTTCAGGCTCAGTTTCGGGTTCCTCCGAAGCCTCTTGAACCTCCTGAGCCTGAGAAGTATACAGTTAGGCTTCCGGAAGGGATCACAGGAGAGGAGCTTGAGTACATTAAGCTCACAGCGCAGTTCGTGGCGCGGAACGGGAAGTCGTTCTTGACTGGGCTGCAGAGTAGAGAGAGTAACAATCCTCAGTTTTACTTTATGAAGCCGACTCATAGCATGTTCCCTTTGTTCACGTCTCTGGTTGATGCGTATTTCGATGTGTTGAAGCCTCCGGAGGATTTGAAAGATAAGCTGAGGAAGAGCGCCGCTGATTTGACGACGGTTCTTGAGCGTTGTTTGCATCGTCTTGAGTGGGATCGTTCTCAGGAGCAgcagagaaagaaagaagaggacGAGAAGGAGCAGGAGAGAGTGCAGATGGCTATGATTGATTGGCATGATTTCGTGGTTGTAGAGTCGATTGATTTTGCTGATGACGAGGACGAAGAGTTGCCGCCGCCTATGACGCTTGAGGAAGTTATAAGGAGGAGCAAAGTATCATCAGCAGCGATGGAGGAAGATGAAGTTGTGGAGCCTGGAAAGGAAGTGGAGATGGAAATGGATGAAGAAGAGATGAAGCTTGTTGCGGATGGAATGAGAGCAGCGAACCTGGAAGATAATGGTGGCTATGTAATGATTGAAAATATGAACGAAGAAGCGCCTATGAGAATTGTTAAGAACTGGAAGAGGCCAGAAGATAGGATACCGACAGAGAGAGATCCTACTAAAGTTGTTATATCTCCAATTACTGGCGAGCTGATTCCCATCAACGAGATGTCTGAGCACATGCGGATTTCGCTTATTGATcccaagttcaaggagcagaaGGACCGTATGTTTGCTAAGATTCGGGAGACCACTCTTGcacaagatgatgagattgCTAAAAACATAGTCGGGCTTGCTCGTCTGCGTCCTGATATTTTTGGGACAACTGAAGAAGAAGTCTCAAATGCTGTAAAAGCAGAgattgagaagaagaaagatgatcAGCCAACGCAAGTTATATGGGATGGTCACACAGCAAGTATAGGTCGCACAGCAAACCAAGCTTTGGCTCAGAATGCTAATGGAGAGGAGCAAGGTAATGGCGTTTATGGAGATCCCAATAGCTTCCCTGGTCCAGCtgctcttcctcctcctcgACAAGGCGTCCCAATAGTCCGGCCATTGCCACCACCTCCTAATCTCGCCTTGAACCTTCCTCGCCCTTCTCCTTCTGTTCAGTATCCCGGTCCACCGAGGCCATTAGGTGTTCCAATGATGCAAGCCATGCATCCACAACACCAGCTCTCGATGCCTGGACATCCTGGACACCCGTCGATGATGATGAACCGACCACCACAAATGCAGCCTGGTGGTATGCATGTGCCGCCTCCACCGGGATCACAATTTGCTCATCTTCAAGTTCCGAGACCTTATGgtcagcttccaccacctcctaTAGGGATGATGCAACCACCACCTATGCATGGgatgcctcctcctcctccccccCCTGGGGAGGCACTACCGCCTCTTCCTGAGGAGCCGGAGCCAAAGAGACAAAAGTTCGACGAGTCAGCTCTTGTTCCTGAAGAACAATTTCTTGCTCAGCATCCG GGTTCTGCTACGATCCGTGTCTCTGTTCCAAATGTGGATGAAGGGCAGGTCATTGAGATCACAGTGCAGTCATTATCCGAAAACGTAGGAAGTTTGAAGGAGAAAATAGCTGGTGAAACACAGATTCCAGCAAACAAACAGAAGTTAAGTGGCAAAGCTGGGTTCTTAAAGGACAACATGTCACTTGCACATTACAATGTTGGAGCAGGAGAAATCTTAACACTGTCTTTGAGAGAACGTGGTGGGAGAAAGAGATAA
- the LOC108834088 gene encoding protein BASIC PENTACYSTEINE2-like encodes MDDDGFRNWGYYEPAAATTFKGNLGLQLMSSADRNTKPFLPGRDPNLMMSQNGSYHHHHSEPPIHMSYNWINQQKDKFFNMLPVTTTPNYGNALPETSSAPSMHHHHHHHHQTEETPVKCEEEEETVQPNKKRKTNSKASATTTKGKKPRKPKEENDNKTNVSRVKPAKKSVDLVINGVNMDISGLPVPVCTCTGAPQQCYRWGCGGWQSACCTTNISMHPLPMSTKRRGARISGRKMSQGAFKKVLEKLSSDGFNFGSPIDLKSHWARHGTNKFVTIR; translated from the coding sequence ATGGATGACGATGGGTTTCGTAATTGGGGTTACTACGAACCAGCTGCTGCTACTACGTTCAAAGGCAATCTCGGGTTGCAGCTAATGTCAAGCGCTGACCGGAACACCAAACCGTTTTTACCCGGTCGAGACCCGAATCTAATGATGAGCCAAAACGGGTcataccaccaccaccactccgAGCCACCAATCCACATGAGCTACAATTGGATTAACCAACAGAAAGACAAGTTCTTCAACATGTTACCTGTAACGACCACTCCTAATTACGGAAATGCCCTTCCCGAAACTTCATCAGCCCCATCAATGcaccatcatcaccatcatcatcatcaaaccgAGGAAACCCCGGTTAAatgcgaagaagaagaagagactgtTCAGCCtaacaagaagagaaagactAACTCAAAAGCTAGCGCGACGACAACAAAAGGGAAGAAGCCACGTAAACCGAAGGAAGAGAACGATAACAAGACTAACGTTTCAAGAGTCAAACCGGCTAAGAAAAGCGTTGACTTGGTTATCAACGGAGTGAACATGGACATTTCCGGTTTACCTGTACCGGTCTGCACTTGCACCGGAGCTCCTCAGCAATGCTACCGTTGGGGATGCGGCGGTTGGCAGTCTGCGTGTTGCACCACGAACATATCGATGCATCCGTTGCCGATGAGTACTAAACGCCGCGGAGCGAGGATCTCCGGGAGGAAGATGAGCCAAGGAGCGTTTAAGAAGGTTCTTGAGAAACTTTCTTCTGATGGGTTTAACTTTGGGAGCCCCATTGATCTTAAGAGCCATTGGGCTAGACATGGGACTAACAAGTTCGTCACCATCAGATGA
- the LOC108821653 gene encoding E3 ubiquitin-protein ligase SP1-like encodes MLQIALYLSCGATACYLWGRRIKGKADSYNSITRVADIKCLDDLLKEKATNLLAVVSGKVASATPFNCKHDDNDSSSGDVFEAKFEMGYETKLDDDGGLINKCHNFLFQIKDTPWYLEDGTGMVKVVRAELADGYIDILKPQFDMSSMIEIFQRFQNPQEGSKVICRGALDTGTSLTIVGEVARDEAGTLTIQKPMEQSFKVFSGEGSFDKMVANLKSNSEFYFFYSKIFGTIAVAIAVVKGVGFVRRVLRERAENADSDNEDNP; translated from the exons ATGCTTCAGATTGCTTTGTATTTGTCATGTGGTGCTACAGCTTGTTACCTCTGGGGCCGTAGAATTAAAGG GAAAGCTGACTCTTATAACAGTATTACCCGTGTGGCAGACATCAAATGTCTAG ATGATTTGCTGAAAGAGAAAGCCACGAATCTCCTTGCTGTTGTGTCCGGAAAAGTTGCTTCTGCAACGCCCTTTAACTGCAAACATGATGATAATGATTCTTCTTCGGGTGATGTTTTTGAGGCTAAG TTCGAAATGGGGTATGAGACCAAGTTGGACGATGATGGTGGTCTGATAAACAAGTGTCATAACTTTCTGTTTCAGATCAAGGATACTCCTTGGTATCTT GAAGACGGTACTGGTATGGTGAAAGTAGTGAGAGCTGAACTTGCTGATGGATATATTGATATTCTGAAACCGCAATTTGATATGTCGTCAATGATTGAAATCTTTCAGAGGTTTCAAAACCCCCAAGAAGGCTCTAAG gTGATCTGTCGTGGTGCTCTCGATACTGGTACCTCCTTAACCATTGTTGGCGAG gtTGCTAGAGACGAAGCTGGTACTCTCACGATTCAAAAGCCTATGGAACAGTCTTTTAAGGTCTTCAGTGGAGAGGGCTCGTTTGATAAAATGGTTGCCAACTTGAAGTCAAATTCAGA gttttattttttctacTCCAAGATCTTTGGAACTATTGCTGTGGCTATAGCCGTCGTGAAAGGTGTGGGTTTCGTAAGAAGGGTTCTACGTGAGAGAGCAGAGAATGCTGATTCAGACAACGAAGATAACCCATGA